In Phoenix dactylifera cultivar Barhee BC4 chromosome 1, palm_55x_up_171113_PBpolish2nd_filt_p, whole genome shotgun sequence, the genomic stretch AATAACTTTGCAAAATGTTATTTTGCTGCTGTCCTTAAGTTAATTGGGAAATTTGAATGAGAAATATGTATATTGAAAGATCTGAAAAACAATCTCTTTTTAACATTTTTtctaatatttaaataaataatgttTAAAGGTAGAAATGTGTAATTTAGTTAAACTTATATGCATATACCTTTTTCTCTCTTGCTGAGTCAGACACTGGATAAGTGTCTGAATCCAATTCTCGTATCCGTGACCATGCAACACAGATGCTACATGAATAAAGACTGCAATAAGTTCATAAAATTTGTAGGTTGAATTATGTGGATTAAGCATGGACTTTAGATGTAGGCATGCTGAATTGCAAAGTAATGCTCCTTGGGTAGTCAAAAACAATAGGATATCATCTTACATTATGATTGAGGGCCATGGAATAAAACCTTTTAGTAAGTTCAGCTGTGGACATCTAAACGAAATGGGATGGGTTATTTGGTAGGATTACTTCTGGATCTTCAAAAAAGCCGTAGAAATGGAGGCAGGCAATTGGTTGAAAAGATTTTTCTGAGGGTGGAAGTTTTGAAGAGTAAAATTTTTGCTTGGTTGTTTGATCTGGAGGTTATCGTGATTGCTTTTGTGGACTGGTTTGCTTGTTTGCTTGTTTGCTTTCCTGAGATGTATAAGGGTTTCTACTTCTGGGCCATCTTAGTAATGGGAGAATTCCCATGCATGGTGTATGTTCTTACTTCCCACAGTGGAGACTGACATGAGTTCAAGTCAAGCAGCAATGCTGAGGCATGAACTTGTAGTGGCTGAGTGTTGATCGTGAGTTTCCCCAACCATAGGTTGAAATGGAGATGTCTAAGTCTTAATGAATGTTAGATATATTCTTTACTGAATAAGAGCGGACTGAATGTTCTTTGGGAGTTTGTGCCCAACTCGAGGCTGAATCTGAGTCATGTGAGGCACAATAAATCCAAGATTTAAAATTTGTCATTGCTCCTTCTGGTTTATGTTCAgttatttctttatttcttgtTCAGTTTTGAGTTCCTTTTGGCTTAAACAGCGAATTATGACGGAACTGTGGTACCAATTCTGAAGTGGAGAGGCTTTTTGGTTAGAGAAATTTTTATATTCATTTATAATGGACAACCCTCCTCCCCCTAGGATTATGATGTTACGTTGGTGAATGAAAAGCACAGGAAGAGACTCATTACTGTCcaatatgaaatattttatatttgaagAGGGTAGTTcccattttttttggttttgctaATGAGAAAGATTGTTAAACATTCATGCAATTGCAGGACTGTGATATAAACTATAGCTGGGGAAGCTGGAGAAAGGTCTCACTTGTGACTTGTTTCAGTATTTCAAGATATCCATCTCAGCTCTGccactctttctttttctcttctttcattttttctgAGCAATATGGTGGTAATGTGCCACTATCAGGATTGAAACCCTGGACCTCCCATAAGGACAAGCCCTTAGGAAAGAGGGGTCAACCAACAGAGCTAACAGCTATTGGATCTCAGCTCTGGCTTTGCTACTCATTCCAAGACTTCTGGCAAAATTCGATGTGCCGTGCATAGAGGATACAATACAGATTGAACAATCATAGTGTCTAAATCTTATGAATGGACTATCTAATATATAATAACAAAATAACATGCAACAGTTACCTGAGAATAAACAGTGATTTGAGAGAAAAATGTACTGTTGTTTTTCTGTTATTTTccattatttttctattataaCGACCAAAGTTTTCCCATAAACAGAAAATCTACTTGTCAGAAAACTAAAGACATAATCAATACATATGACTCATGAGTTTACCTGAGAAATGGGATGGATCCatctgtaaaaaaaaataaataaataatttacagAAACGCCATTTCCCAGTATCTAAAGGAACCAGTTACTGGTTAATGAATATGAACCATTCTAAAGCACTCAGTGATGCTTGCCTTCTACAATGGACTATTACTGTTACTTTACGTAGATTTTCCACAGTAAAACACTTTAGGTACCATAGATGGACCACAATTAATTGTTGATCCTATACACATTGATTTATGCTCCTAGATCTAAGCAATAGCTAATTTTCTTTCATAGACTTTTAAAAAtgtctatttatttttatatgattTTGTTATTTTGTATTATGGCAAGTCTTTTTAATTTGCTCCCTCTAGTTAATAAAATTTAGTCCTTTATACTGCAAGTAAAAATGGGAGTGTAAGCTTAATCTTTGATTTCCATTTAATACATTTTCCTCTGCTAATAGTGAATAAACATGGTGAGAAACCTCATCTTCTAATGAAAAATGTAAATTAAGTCATCAATAAAATGATTCTAATTTagaatctgtaaaattattcttatttcttcttttagaaataTCTAACACATGGCCGTTGTTTTAATTTTCCTATCAATACTGACTTTATGCTATTTTATGTAAATCTTTGTGAGTGGAAATATTTTGGTTCCTCCCCTGCTTATTATGCCTTTGTTCTTAATTATCCATTCTTATGAATATTTCTAGAGATTTGATAGTTGCCTTTGTTGTGCCTGTTGCTGATTGGATCTGAACTTCCactcctttaaaaaaaaaatcaacttgcAAATGTTATAGTTTGGCCAGTGACAGAAGCCTCATTAGTTGCATAAAGCTTTTTTAATCCTTTAATGTCAGCAAAggtgaaaaaaaagaagtatcttataatttttatctttgGATCTTGATGAATATTCACAATGTTATACGTGAATACTTCAGAAACTTTTATTAATTCCAACAAGAAAATGATTGAAAATCTTTGCTTCATGCATCTCAGACTCATCAAACAATGTCTGCATTGAAGAGTGTTACATCAGCACTGGTGAtgatctaattgcagtcaaaagTGGGTGGGATGAATATGGCATTGCCTTTGCTCATCCAAGCTCCAATATCAGTATCCGCCGCATTACTGGAGAAACAAAATTAGGTGCTGGCATTGCCTTTGGAAGCGAGATGTCTGGTGGTGTATCGGAAGTTTGGGCAGAGGACATCCACCTCTTCAACTCAAAGCATGGTATCAGAATAAAAACATCTCCAGGGCGAGGTGGCTATATTCAAAATATATACATCTCTGATGTGATCATGAAGAATGTGGACATAGCGATCAGGATCCAGGGTCAATATGGCGAGCATCCAGATGAGAAGTATGACCCAAATGCACTTCCAGTCATAAACAGGATAACCATCAAAAACGTCACAGGAGGAAATATCAGACTTGCAGGTCTTTTAGAGGGCATTCATGGAGATAATTTCAGCAACATTTGCCTATCTAATGTCATCCTCAACGTAACATCCCCCAATCCTTGGAATTGTTCATATGTTGAAGGTTATTCTAATATGGTGTCTCCAGAGTCCTGTGAGCCTCTTAAAGAAATACCTGAAGATTCTTCTATTTGTTACCCAGCTAAACATTTGAAACCGCAACGATCCAATGCAATTCAGTTGTTTAGTCCCTTCATTAAGTTCATAGCATGGTAACCAAAGTCTGGCACTGTTTATAAGTTGCAACTCCTACCAAAGGATGTTCGTTTGTCGGAAATGTTTGGTTTTGTATGGTTTGTCAAAAATAGAGTGTATAGAGTCTTGGAGTTTCCATCATGTAAGTAATCGTATGCTGAACAGCTATatgaaattgatttttttccttGTAACATTTTGGCAAGCAATTTATTTGAGATGAGGATCGTATAAGAGAACAGAGGGCTTGACGATCAAATGCATGAGTGGAAAGGCACCATGGCCATACCACAACCATAATCAGCAAGCTATATCTGATTTTCTTTCCACATTTTGTTGGTCAGGGGAAGGCAGAAACCTATAAGTTCAGCACCTGGCAAAATAACATTTTTGTATGACTAGAGCCAATTATTGGACAATTGTACATTAACAGCCACAGATGCTTGATCAACAATATGAAAGCAAGGTATATATCAGCTGTATACTTTGAAACTTTAAATGGGATCAACCTCTTTTATTGGGTAACTAGAGTTTATAGCATTCTTAATGGGTTAGACCTGAAGGCTTTATCTGTGCCGTAAGGGAGGAGATGGCTATATTTCACTCCCATCCATCCTAGAGTGGATTGAATGGCCGGTTGGGGGATTATGTGGctgttgattcttgaatgaatttCTTGGCAAATCAAGTCACATGATGCTAGTTTTCTTTCTGGATAACCATAGTTAGGCAAGGGGC encodes the following:
- the LOC103706019 gene encoding probable polygalacturonase — encoded protein: MKGSAVLLEVLLLLASISNFPWAAADNLSCMPTRSKVYRPHRVTVTEFGAVGDGVTLNTKAFQNAIFYLQSFADKGGAQLFVPAGRWLTGSFNLISHLTLCLDKDAVIIGSTDSSSWPVIDPLPSYGRGRELPGGRHKSLIHGSNLSDVIITGDNGTIDGQGSVWWDWFHNMTLNFTRPHLVELMYSTKVVISNLTFINSPFWAIHPVYCSDVLVEKVTILAPPDSPNTDGIDPDSSNNVCIEECYISTGDDLIAVKSGWDEYGIAFAHPSSNISIRRITGETKLGAGIAFGSEMSGGVSEVWAEDIHLFNSKHGIRIKTSPGRGGYIQNIYISDVIMKNVDIAIRIQGQYGEHPDEKYDPNALPVINRITIKNVTGGNIRLAGLLEGIHGDNFSNICLSNVILNVTSPNPWNCSYVEGYSNMVSPESCEPLKEIPEDSSICYPAKHLKPQRSNAIQLFSPFIKFIAW